A single genomic interval of Apis cerana isolate GH-2021 linkage group LG14, AcerK_1.0, whole genome shotgun sequence harbors:
- the LOC133667285 gene encoding IQ domain-containing protein K-like isoform X1 — protein MNICEKECLNEISESSSVTDSILNNFNNCDCSKHLKKKKEKNIIIQEKNDLLPSNYLDQTIFWLLIPALEETLIEASKQNVLRVQKCRFNGVDYIAEILWNRNPRRSKIFSPPLNVFQIPSFKDYLRLNPRPYYPKSWLWSEDKAALYIQRHIRGWIVRKRSDVQEMRQFWKDIAMKNLFDKKESDILQSQKFLNISLQEREAIIKCEKYRSIAQKSLEGKQSFV, from the exons atgaatatttgtgaaaaagaatgtttaaatgaaatatctgaGTCAAGTTCCGTTActgattcaatattaaataattttaataattgcgaCTGttctaaacatttaaaaaaaaaaaaggaaaagaatatcattattcaagaaaaaaatgatctgTTGCCTTCGAATTATCTTGATCAAACAATATTTTGGTTATTAATACCTGCATTGGAAGAAACACTTATCGAGGCATCTAAACAAAATGTTCTTCgg GTACAAAAATGTCGTTTTAATGGTGTCGATTATATCGCAGAGATTCTGTGGAATCGTAATCCACGtcgttcgaaaatattttcacctcCTCTAAATGTATTCCAAATTCCatcatttaaagattatttgcGTCTtaa tccTAGGCCATATTATCCAAAATCTTGGTTATGGTCTGAGGATAAAGCGGCATTATACATACAAAGACATATTCGCGGTTGGATTgtaagaaaacgttcggatgTCCAAGAAATGAGACAATTTTGGAAG GATATTGCGATGAAAAATCTCTTTGACAAAAAGGAAAGTGATATTCTGCaatctcaaaaatttttaa ATATTTCACTACAAGAACGCGAAGCTAtaattaaatgtgaaaaatatcgatcaataGCACAAAAATCGCTGGAGGGAAAACAATCTTTTGTTTAA
- the LOC133667285 gene encoding IQ domain-containing protein K-like isoform X2 — translation MNICEKECLNEISESSSVTDSILNNFNNCDCSKHLKKKKEKNIIIQEKNDLLPSNYLDQTIFWLLIPALEETLIEASKQNVLRVQKCRFNGVDYIAEILWNRNPRRSKIFSPPLNVFQIPSFKDYLRLNPRPYYPKSWLWSEDKAALYIQRHIRGWIVRKRSDVQEMRQFWKDIAMKNLFDKKESDILQSQKFLSMVYLKFISVMI, via the exons atgaatatttgtgaaaaagaatgtttaaatgaaatatctgaGTCAAGTTCCGTTActgattcaatattaaataattttaataattgcgaCTGttctaaacatttaaaaaaaaaaaaggaaaagaatatcattattcaagaaaaaaatgatctgTTGCCTTCGAATTATCTTGATCAAACAATATTTTGGTTATTAATACCTGCATTGGAAGAAACACTTATCGAGGCATCTAAACAAAATGTTCTTCgg GTACAAAAATGTCGTTTTAATGGTGTCGATTATATCGCAGAGATTCTGTGGAATCGTAATCCACGtcgttcgaaaatattttcacctcCTCTAAATGTATTCCAAATTCCatcatttaaagattatttgcGTCTtaa tccTAGGCCATATTATCCAAAATCTTGGTTATGGTCTGAGGATAAAGCGGCATTATACATACAAAGACATATTCGCGGTTGGATTgtaagaaaacgttcggatgTCCAAGAAATGAGACAATTTTGGAAG GATATTGCGATGAAAAATCTCTTTGACAAAAAGGAAAGTGATATTCTGCaatctcaaaaatttttaagtatggtttatttgaaatttatatcagtaatgatataa
- the LOC107999838 gene encoding uncharacterized protein LOC107999838: MVIKYIGRTHYLKGKPLWEILGNLKNHGVGRIVIRSTQQRYPEASYMKILKVAALPDTSKHFHDPRNVIVLVEQVFRGQKIPIPVQIDIVTYKPDYILIPKDQEANYINRTEQPIQKIMPRTTNFPPLLKEILMRQRTNLKEGSSDLKLELKYALFGIKNYKIAEEGETPTVNIDIGLGKPASPSLYANIKQENTS, translated from the exons ATGGTGATAAAATACATTGGTAGGACACATTATTTGAAAGGCAAACCATTGTGGGAAATATtaggaaatttgaaaaaccaTGGCGTAGGTAGAATTGTGATACGAAGTACTCAACAAAGATATCCTGAAGCatcttatatgaaaatactTAAAGTTGCAGCGTTACCAGATACTTCAAAACATTTTCAt GATCCACGAAATGTTATAGTATTGGTCGAGCAAGTTTTCCGAGGTCAAAAGATTCCTATACCTGTACAAATAGATATAGTGACATATAAGCcagattatatattgattccTAAAGATCAGGAAGCAAATTACATAAACAGAACTGAACAACCAATACAGAAGATCATGCCAAGAACTACAAACTTTCCACctcttttgaaagaaatattaatgcgTCAAAGAACAAATCTGAAAGAAGGATCTTCCGATTTAAAACTAGAACTCAAATATGCTCTTTTtggtatcaaaaattataaaatcgctGAAGAAGGTGAAACTCCTACagttaatattgatataggATTAGGAAAACCAGCAAGTCCTagtttatatgcaaatattaagCAAGAGAATACatcatga